In Candidatus Fusobacterium pullicola, a genomic segment contains:
- a CDS encoding FtsX-like permease family protein, whose translation MKFLFWLSFKLLFGNIKRALLPYIGITVGVAALIVALAIGAGGERLITNNLMAISDNRIVLGGDSFDQRDIRLLDNYPFVEYSFFPDARVVKGENIFIGYPKRALQKLKFPKLRNGEAIVDINQFPRVKEGETLSFYIGNRMENFRVAKLYVEENPFELTKQGNRIIISQDYFSEIFNRYRYNELVISLDKSEDSEVLIPILLKKFNNDRISYKEVKILEKPEVYKKVVKIQKIVKNTLYILVVVSFILSGVGIMTLINGNIQARTMHIGVFRAIGIPKNSIVKVFLIEGIIISFLGMISGGVIGTLITILGGKLIFIPPVFKIEKIVFLILMILITGIIVGILPTKRIDKINVVDILRKN comes from the coding sequence ATGAAATTTTTATTTTGGCTATCATTTAAATTGTTATTTGGAAATATAAAGAGAGCTTTACTTCCATATATAGGAATAACAGTTGGAGTGGCAGCTCTTATTGTAGCATTAGCTATTGGAGCAGGAGGAGAAAGACTAATAACAAATAATTTGATGGCTATCAGTGATAATAGAATAGTGTTGGGCGGAGATAGCTTTGATCAAAGAGATATTCGTTTACTAGATAATTATCCTTTTGTTGAATATAGTTTCTTTCCAGATGCAAGAGTAGTGAAAGGTGAGAATATATTTATAGGATACCCTAAAAGAGCTTTACAAAAATTAAAGTTTCCTAAATTAAGAAATGGAGAAGCAATAGTAGATATCAATCAATTTCCAAGAGTAAAAGAGGGAGAAACACTATCTTTTTATATAGGCAATAGAATGGAAAATTTTAGAGTAGCTAAGTTATATGTTGAAGAAAATCCTTTTGAATTAACTAAGCAAGGAAATAGAATAATAATTTCACAGGATTACTTTTCAGAAATATTTAATAGATATAGGTATAACGAATTAGTTATCTCTTTAGACAAAAGTGAAGATAGTGAGGTGTTAATTCCTATATTATTAAAAAAGTTTAATAATGACCGTATAAGCTACAAAGAGGTAAAGATTCTTGAAAAACCTGAAGTATACAAAAAAGTAGTAAAGATACAAAAGATAGTAAAAAATACTCTCTATATTTTAGTAGTAGTTTCATTCATATTAAGCGGAGTAGGAATTATGACTTTAATAAATGGAAATATTCAAGCTAGAACTATGCATATTGGTGTATTTAGAGCTATTGGGATTCCTAAAAATAGTATAGTAAAAGTATTTTTAATAGAGGGAATAATAATTTCTTTTTTAGGTATGATAAGTGGAGGAGTAATAGGCACTTTGATAACAATATTAGGGGGAAAATTAATCTTTATTCCACCTGTATTTAAAATAGAGAAAATAGTATTTTTAATATTGATGATATTAATTACAGGAATTATAGTAGGTATACTTCCTACAAAAAGAATAGATAAGATTAATGTTGTTGATATTCTTAGAAAAAATTAA